The proteins below come from a single Acidimicrobiia bacterium genomic window:
- a CDS encoding ABC transporter permease — protein MDGVTSWFEYMVDRADDIAVGLYEHAIYIVTVVIVATITSLVVGILVRHRPVAKEISLGIASVFLTLPSLALFTIFIPLTGLGFLPSFIALYLYAILPILRNTVTGLAGVDPAVLESARGMGLSSWQRLRKIEIPLAWPVIITGIRISSLLTAGIAAIATLVAGGGLGDFIKSGLARLPLPNSLEAIWTGTVFTVLLALAFDVLFTLVSRLTTSPGLRP, from the coding sequence ATGGACGGCGTAACAAGCTGGTTCGAATACATGGTGGACCGAGCCGACGATATCGCGGTCGGTCTCTACGAGCATGCCATCTACATCGTGACCGTCGTCATCGTCGCAACCATCACCTCTCTTGTCGTGGGGATCCTCGTGCGGCACCGGCCCGTGGCCAAGGAGATCTCGCTCGGGATTGCGAGCGTGTTCCTCACGCTGCCGTCGTTGGCGCTTTTCACCATATTCATCCCCCTGACAGGCCTCGGATTCCTTCCTTCCTTCATCGCCCTCTATCTGTACGCCATTCTGCCGATTCTGCGCAACACCGTCACCGGACTCGCTGGCGTGGATCCCGCGGTGCTTGAATCGGCACGGGGGATGGGACTCAGTTCGTGGCAGCGGCTGCGCAAGATCGAGATCCCGCTCGCATGGCCCGTGATCATCACCGGTATTCGGATCTCATCCCTGCTCACAGCAGGTATCGCCGCGATCGCGACCCTTGTGGCCGGAGGCGGGCTCGGTGACTTCATCAAGAGTGGCCTCGCCCGCCTGCCTCTCCCGAATTCCCTCGAAGCCATATGGACAGGAACCGTATTCACGGTGCTGCTCGCACTCGCGTTCGATGTCCTCTTCACCCTTGTGAGCCGTCTGACGACCTCACCGGGATTGCGACCATGA
- a CDS encoding MBL fold metallo-hydrolase, which yields MEELAKGVYQVSTGANAFVVDGDEGITLIDTGLPRRHGVIIEGLSDIGRSSKDITAILLTHGHFDHFGGAAALRSASAAPVFASHEDAAIIRGDLPAPPPPVLERVPLVDLLMKIMPKAASLPVDHIVAEGFEGGLPEDFSVIDTPGHTDGHLSFLLDRGDGILFVGDAAAHSGGTIKRGWFNRSTDSITASITKLGAFDFDMACFGHSGPLRTGASAAFAAFAP from the coding sequence ATGGAAGAGCTTGCCAAGGGCGTCTATCAGGTGTCGACCGGGGCGAACGCGTTCGTCGTCGACGGTGACGAGGGCATCACGCTCATCGATACCGGGCTCCCGAGACGCCACGGCGTCATCATCGAGGGTCTGTCCGACATCGGGCGCTCTTCGAAGGACATCACGGCGATCCTGCTCACCCACGGCCACTTCGATCACTTCGGTGGCGCTGCAGCTCTCCGGTCCGCTTCGGCAGCACCCGTCTTCGCATCCCACGAGGACGCCGCGATCATCCGGGGCGATCTCCCTGCCCCACCACCACCGGTCCTCGAACGGGTCCCACTCGTTGACCTGCTGATGAAGATCATGCCGAAGGCGGCGAGCCTCCCTGTGGACCACATCGTTGCGGAGGGATTCGAGGGCGGCTTGCCGGAGGATTTCTCGGTCATCGACACACCCGGCCACACGGATGGCCACCTGTCGTTCCTCCTCGACCGCGGCGACGGAATCCTGTTCGTCGGCGACGCTGCGGCACACTCGGGTGGCACGATCAAGCGGGGCTGGTTCAACCGATCGACCGATTCGATCACCGCGAGCATCACCAAGCTCGGAGCCTTCGACTTCGACATGGCATGTTTCGGCCACAGCGGTCCTCTGCGAACCGGCGCATCCGCTGCATTCGCTGCGTTCGCACCGTGA
- the tdh gene encoding L-threonine 3-dehydrogenase → MRALVKAKPERGIWMEDIERPTVGPNDVLIAVRKTSICGTDLHILEWDEWASSTVPTPMAIGHEYMGIVADIGSEVEGIDIGRRVSGEGHVVCGRCRNCQAGRRHLCIRTSGVGVNRPGAFAEFVVIPGSNVQPLPDDVDDDIGCILDPLGNAVHTALNFDLVGEDVLVTGAGPIGMMAVAIARHVGARFIVVTDINEYRLRLAGSLGADAELNPTSGTLAEVMADLGMVEGFDVGLEMSGSPDALHDMISTMDNGGKIALLGIPPRRAPIDWNDIVFKGLTLQGIYGRRMFETWYKMLAMLQTGLDVAPTITHHFAAADFATAFEVVASGECGKVILDWT, encoded by the coding sequence ATGCGGGCGCTGGTCAAGGCAAAGCCGGAGCGCGGCATCTGGATGGAGGACATCGAGCGGCCAACCGTGGGCCCAAACGATGTCCTCATCGCGGTGCGCAAGACCTCCATCTGTGGAACCGACCTGCACATTCTCGAATGGGACGAGTGGGCGTCGTCGACGGTGCCAACACCGATGGCCATCGGGCACGAGTACATGGGAATCGTTGCCGACATCGGTTCCGAGGTCGAGGGGATCGATATCGGGCGGCGCGTTTCGGGTGAGGGCCATGTGGTGTGCGGCCGGTGCCGTAACTGCCAGGCGGGACGCAGGCATCTGTGCATCCGAACCAGCGGCGTTGGGGTCAACCGTCCCGGAGCGTTCGCGGAGTTCGTGGTCATACCGGGCTCGAATGTCCAGCCCCTCCCAGACGATGTGGACGACGACATCGGTTGCATCCTCGACCCCCTCGGCAACGCCGTCCACACGGCCCTCAACTTCGATCTCGTCGGCGAAGATGTGCTGGTGACCGGGGCAGGGCCGATCGGCATGATGGCCGTCGCGATCGCGCGCCATGTCGGGGCACGGTTCATCGTCGTGACCGACATCAACGAATATCGGCTTCGCCTCGCGGGTTCCCTCGGTGCGGACGCTGAGCTCAATCCGACCAGCGGGACGCTCGCGGAGGTCATGGCCGATCTCGGGATGGTCGAAGGTTTCGATGTCGGGCTCGAGATGTCGGGGAGCCCCGATGCGCTCCACGACATGATCTCGACGATGGACAACGGGGGCAAGATTGCGCTGCTCGGCATTCCTCCCCGGCGTGCCCCGATCGACTGGAATGACATCGTGTTCAAGGGCCTCACCCTCCAGGGCATCTACGGGCGACGCATGTTCGAGACCTGGTACAAGATGCTTGCGATGCTCCAAACCGGCCTCGATGTGGCGCCGACCATCACGCACCATTTCGCCGCAGCCGACTTCGCGACGGCCTTCGAGGTGGTTGCATCGGGCGAATGCGGCAAGGTCATCCTCGACTGGACCTGA
- a CDS encoding sigma-70 family RNA polymerase sigma factor, with protein sequence MPNNDPRTDSELVSLTLGGDKAAFASIYDRYADRLHSYCFVMLRDPHAAADATHDAFVKAATRLSQLRDPSKLRPWLFSIARNEALAEGRRRQRQAPVEDLSEELVSDPDPSYGLAQAELKELVWSAVAGLQERDRDLMTLHLVEGLDGADLAEAMGVQPAHLHVMLSRMRDRVEKALGALLIARLGRDDCNELAALLSDWDGKFTLEVRSKVTRHVESCDVCDEKRSALVSPAALLPSVVFVPAPAAVRTLVLTDVDPALASMEAASGSGPAVSSGSASKSARLAKAGLAALVVAAAMILGVGSGTVLMKPEPPAVSPVVSLTSSTTAPPTTVTTTTLLTTTTTSTTTTAPAPPAPAMLRVDRARIDFGSTLSTATVVLTNTGEESTEWVVGRTDGTFTVRPGRGILGAGESATVTVGFGRSEVGEGDRSRTVTFSSASSVATVDLIGSVERNPVISDIYSPYQVVYAVSGDIVCAPTIAPMAWIVADESPIATVLVRWWDGLKMVEVPAQSEGNDSYFVEVGPFSAAGSGSPTIVATDTRGNSRTAVVDLAVESC encoded by the coding sequence ATGCCAAACAACGACCCTCGAACCGACTCCGAGCTTGTCTCCCTCACCTTGGGGGGCGACAAGGCTGCGTTCGCGTCGATCTACGACCGGTACGCCGACCGGCTCCACTCGTACTGCTTCGTCATGCTTCGTGACCCCCACGCCGCAGCGGATGCGACGCACGATGCCTTCGTCAAGGCTGCCACCCGTCTGTCGCAGCTCCGTGATCCGTCCAAGCTCCGACCGTGGCTGTTCTCGATCGCACGCAACGAGGCGCTCGCGGAGGGTCGACGGCGGCAGCGGCAGGCCCCCGTCGAGGATCTCTCGGAGGAGCTGGTGTCGGATCCCGACCCGAGCTACGGCTTGGCGCAGGCCGAGCTCAAGGAGCTCGTATGGTCGGCGGTGGCGGGGCTCCAGGAGCGAGACCGGGACCTGATGACCCTCCATCTCGTCGAAGGCCTCGACGGCGCTGACCTCGCCGAAGCGATGGGTGTCCAACCCGCCCATCTCCATGTGATGCTGTCACGCATGCGCGATCGGGTCGAAAAGGCCCTCGGCGCCCTCCTCATCGCCCGGCTCGGTCGTGACGATTGCAACGAACTCGCCGCACTGCTCTCCGATTGGGACGGGAAGTTCACGCTCGAAGTCAGATCCAAGGTGACGCGGCATGTGGAGTCCTGTGATGTGTGCGACGAGAAGCGATCGGCGCTGGTCTCTCCCGCAGCGCTGCTGCCGAGCGTCGTCTTCGTGCCAGCACCTGCCGCCGTGCGGACCCTCGTGCTCACCGATGTCGATCCGGCTTTGGCCAGCATGGAAGCGGCGTCGGGGTCAGGGCCTGCGGTCTCGTCGGGAAGCGCCTCCAAAAGCGCGCGCTTGGCGAAGGCGGGGCTCGCTGCGCTGGTGGTCGCCGCCGCGATGATCCTCGGGGTCGGCAGCGGCACGGTGCTCATGAAACCGGAACCACCCGCTGTCTCCCCGGTCGTGTCGCTCACCTCGTCAACGACGGCACCGCCGACGACCGTCACGACAACGACGCTTTTGACGACGACCACAACCTCGACGACCACAACAGCGCCCGCACCACCGGCGCCGGCGATGCTGCGTGTGGATAGGGCGCGTATCGACTTCGGTTCGACGCTTTCGACCGCCACCGTGGTGCTCACGAATACGGGTGAGGAGTCCACGGAGTGGGTAGTAGGCCGCACCGACGGCACCTTCACCGTCCGGCCCGGTCGGGGCATACTCGGGGCAGGCGAATCGGCGACCGTCACCGTCGGGTTCGGGCGCTCGGAGGTGGGCGAAGGAGATCGCAGCCGCACCGTGACCTTCTCATCGGCGTCTTCGGTCGCAACCGTCGACCTGATCGGATCGGTCGAGCGCAACCCCGTCATCTCGGACATCTACTCCCCGTATCAGGTGGTCTACGCCGTGAGTGGTGACATCGTGTGCGCGCCCACGATCGCTCCGATGGCGTGGATCGTGGCCGACGAATCCCCGATCGCGACCGTCCTCGTACGGTGGTGGGATGGGCTCAAGATGGTCGAGGTTCCCGCCCAGTCCGAGGGCAACGACAGCTACTTCGTTGAGGTCGGGCCCTTCTCGGCGGCGGGCTCGGGCTCACCGACGATCGTTGCCACCGACACCCGCGGCAACTCGAGGACCGCTGTTGTAGATCTTGCCGTCGAGTCCTGCTGA
- a CDS encoding betaine/proline/choline family ABC transporter ATP-binding protein (Members of the family are the ATP-binding subunit of ABC transporters for substrates such as betaine, L-proline or other amino acids, choline, carnitine, etc. The substrate specificity is best determined from the substrate-binding subunit, rather than this subunit, as it interacts with the permease subunit and not with substrate directly.): protein MSDILIRLEHVTKTYPGTEQPAVADLNLEIHEGEVLVLVGPSGCGKSTTLRLINRMIEPTSGRIIFEGDDVTDVNPDRLRRRIGYVIQQIGLFPHRTIRENIATVPELLGWDKARVDSRVDELLDMVGMDPSIYRNRYPKELSGGQAQRVGVARALGADPDVLLMDEPFGAIDPITRDRLQNEFLRLQADLKKTIVFVTHDVDEAIKMGDRIAILKEQSVIAQHDTPEAILASPASAFVEDFLGSGATLKSLSLMRVRDIDVGHAVCVQDTGSRDSMRATLAGTSRQWLLLLDENRIPVRWIDATALDATDLPLHESGLPIRATVEPEDTLHDVLESMLHSSVGTACVVDPKGEYQGVIRLESLIDIIRSAEETQRLRNGAANGR from the coding sequence ATGTCAGACATCCTCATTCGCCTCGAGCATGTCACCAAGACCTATCCCGGCACCGAACAGCCAGCGGTGGCAGATCTCAATCTGGAGATCCACGAAGGTGAGGTCCTAGTCCTCGTCGGCCCATCGGGATGCGGCAAGAGCACCACATTGCGACTCATCAACCGCATGATCGAACCGACATCAGGTCGGATCATCTTCGAAGGTGACGATGTCACCGATGTGAATCCGGATCGTCTCCGTCGCCGCATCGGATATGTGATCCAACAGATCGGGCTCTTTCCGCATCGGACAATCCGGGAGAACATCGCCACGGTGCCCGAGCTGCTCGGCTGGGACAAGGCCCGGGTCGATTCGAGGGTCGACGAGCTGCTCGACATGGTCGGCATGGATCCTTCGATCTACCGGAACCGCTACCCCAAGGAGTTGTCGGGCGGGCAGGCACAGCGAGTTGGAGTCGCCCGTGCACTTGGCGCGGATCCCGATGTGTTGCTCATGGACGAACCATTCGGTGCGATTGATCCCATCACCCGCGATCGCCTCCAAAATGAGTTCCTTCGCCTCCAAGCCGACCTGAAGAAGACGATCGTGTTCGTCACCCACGATGTCGACGAGGCGATCAAGATGGGAGATCGGATTGCGATCCTCAAGGAACAGTCGGTCATCGCACAACACGACACCCCCGAAGCGATCCTTGCATCCCCCGCAAGCGCATTTGTCGAGGACTTCCTCGGATCCGGGGCAACGCTCAAAAGCCTCAGCCTCATGCGCGTCCGCGACATCGATGTGGGACACGCGGTGTGTGTCCAAGACACGGGATCGCGTGACTCGATGCGGGCCACGCTCGCTGGCACATCCCGCCAGTGGCTCTTGCTCCTCGATGAGAACCGGATACCCGTACGCTGGATCGACGCAACCGCTCTCGACGCAACCGATCTGCCGCTTCACGAGTCGGGTCTTCCGATCCGCGCCACGGTCGAGCCAGAGGACACGCTCCACGACGTCCTCGAATCGATGCTGCACTCGTCCGTCGGTACGGCGTGTGTCGTCGACCCGAAGGGTGAATACCAGGGCGTGATACGGCTCGAGAGCCTCATCGACATCATTCGCTCAGCCGAGGAAACCCAGCGTTTGCGCAACGGAGCCGCCAATGGCCGTTGA
- a CDS encoding ABC transporter permease yields the protein MAVDIAARAPDIAREVPSTTRDRRYDLWITPITLILLATMVIIVWTYSDFDKTTADILEPDKLLRQARQHIGTTLWSTVVVVGVAIPAGILITRPRFKRLATPILTIANSGQAIPAYGLIVLFFAWLGQGIGLWIGGTTTAVVALAVFGLLPVLRNTMVGLEQVDQSVIEAGRGMGMSRLQALVKIELPLAVSVIFAGVRTALVINVGMGALVFLIGAGGLGETINSGLKLQRNTAIFVGAALVAILALLVDWLAALAERYLRPKGL from the coding sequence ATGGCCGTTGACATCGCCGCGAGAGCCCCCGACATCGCAAGGGAGGTCCCATCGACCACGCGCGACCGACGATACGACCTGTGGATCACCCCCATCACTCTGATTCTGCTCGCCACCATGGTCATCATCGTGTGGACCTATTCGGACTTCGACAAGACAACGGCCGACATTCTCGAACCCGACAAACTTCTTCGGCAAGCGCGACAGCATATCGGAACAACGCTGTGGTCCACGGTGGTGGTGGTGGGCGTCGCGATACCTGCAGGAATCCTCATCACCCGGCCGCGCTTCAAGCGCCTCGCGACACCCATCCTGACGATCGCGAACTCTGGACAGGCGATTCCCGCCTACGGGCTCATCGTGCTGTTCTTCGCATGGCTCGGGCAGGGAATCGGCTTGTGGATCGGAGGTACGACCACCGCGGTCGTCGCCCTGGCGGTGTTCGGTCTTCTGCCCGTGCTGCGCAACACGATGGTTGGCCTCGAGCAGGTCGATCAGTCAGTCATCGAGGCCGGGCGGGGCATGGGCATGTCTCGTCTTCAAGCCCTCGTGAAGATCGAGTTGCCCCTTGCGGTGTCGGTCATCTTTGCCGGCGTACGGACCGCTCTGGTCATCAATGTCGGCATGGGGGCTCTCGTGTTTCTCATCGGCGCCGGTGGCCTTGGCGAGACCATCAACTCGGGGCTGAAACTCCAACGCAACACGGCCATCTTTGTCGGCGCGGCTCTGGTTGCGATTCTCGCGCTGCTGGTCGATTGGCTTGCCGCCCTCGCTGAGCGATATCTTCGACCCAAGGGGCTCTAG
- a CDS encoding deaminase, whose protein sequence is MTNGLSFTCALPDWISSVVDYDEVYESDEDKVGLANALAMGNVAHGTGGPFGAAVFDASTHRLVAPGVNLVVPALNPTAHAEIIAMAIAGAALGRYDLGDRRRQPMMLATSVEPCAMCLGAIPWSGISAVIIGARDEDARAAGFDEGDKPSDWIDRLHARDIAVTRDVLRNESVLVLTSYNRVGGENYSAATGSSS, encoded by the coding sequence GTGACGAACGGATTGTCGTTCACCTGTGCCCTCCCGGACTGGATTTCTTCGGTCGTCGACTACGACGAAGTGTATGAGTCCGACGAGGACAAGGTTGGACTCGCGAACGCGCTCGCCATGGGCAATGTCGCGCACGGGACGGGAGGGCCCTTCGGGGCGGCTGTCTTTGACGCATCCACCCACCGGCTCGTGGCACCCGGCGTGAACCTCGTGGTCCCCGCATTGAACCCGACGGCGCACGCCGAGATCATCGCGATGGCCATCGCGGGTGCGGCCCTCGGCCGATACGATCTCGGGGACCGAAGACGCCAGCCGATGATGCTCGCCACGAGTGTCGAGCCGTGCGCGATGTGTCTCGGGGCGATCCCATGGAGCGGAATCTCTGCGGTGATCATCGGCGCCCGCGACGAGGATGCACGAGCAGCCGGGTTCGATGAGGGCGACAAGCCGTCCGATTGGATCGACCGACTCCACGCACGGGACATCGCGGTGACCAGGGATGTCCTCAGAAACGAATCGGTCCTCGTGCTCACCTCCTACAACCGGGTCGGTGGGGAGAATTACAGCGCGGCCACGGGGTCTTCGTCCTGA
- a CDS encoding glycine betaine ABC transporter substrate-binding protein yields MPYRPKTRIVGVLLIAVALVASACGSDDGAEGGALAEHDLSGIEIAVGSKDFDEQLILGEILVAAFQASGAEVDNKVNLGGTNVARAALESGDIDVYMEYNGTGWTQHLGLEDPSFDSEALTQGVRERDLAENDIHWLGRSPFNNTYGFVSSPELTEDNGGAFGIQTMVDYLEANPDASLCLESEFPSRSDGLVLTEEYAGYDIPDSQITILDTGVIYSETAANNCDFGEVFTTDGRIPALGLTLVEDPGVNIVYNISMNIRDDKYQEAPEAFDAIAELILAPLDNERMGELNARVSAEGEDPADVARDFLVEEGLISD; encoded by the coding sequence ATGCCATACCGACCCAAGACGCGCATCGTGGGCGTGTTACTCATCGCGGTTGCCCTCGTTGCGTCAGCGTGCGGGAGCGACGACGGAGCCGAGGGTGGAGCCCTCGCAGAACACGATCTCAGCGGAATTGAGATCGCCGTTGGATCCAAGGACTTCGATGAGCAGCTGATCCTCGGAGAGATCCTCGTCGCCGCCTTCCAAGCTTCGGGCGCCGAAGTGGACAACAAGGTGAACCTCGGCGGTACGAATGTCGCAAGGGCTGCACTCGAATCTGGTGACATCGATGTCTACATGGAATACAACGGAACTGGATGGACCCAGCATCTCGGACTCGAGGACCCCAGCTTCGATTCCGAGGCTCTCACACAGGGAGTTCGCGAGCGTGATCTGGCCGAGAACGACATTCACTGGCTTGGTCGCTCACCGTTCAACAACACCTATGGCTTCGTATCGAGTCCCGAACTCACGGAAGATAACGGCGGAGCGTTCGGAATCCAGACGATGGTCGACTATCTCGAAGCAAATCCCGATGCGTCCTTGTGCCTCGAATCTGAGTTCCCGAGCCGGTCGGACGGGTTGGTGCTCACGGAGGAGTACGCCGGCTACGACATCCCGGACAGCCAGATCACGATTCTCGATACCGGCGTCATCTACAGCGAGACAGCTGCCAACAACTGTGACTTCGGTGAGGTTTTCACCACCGACGGGCGTATCCCGGCACTCGGCCTGACCTTGGTTGAGGACCCGGGTGTCAACATCGTGTACAACATCTCGATGAACATCCGGGATGACAAATATCAGGAAGCGCCCGAGGCATTCGACGCCATCGCCGAGCTGATTCTTGCACCCCTTGACAACGAGCGGATGGGCGAACTCAACGCGAGAGTTTCGGCCGAGGGCGAAGATCCTGCCGATGTCGCTCGGGACTTCCTCGTCGAAGAGGGGCTCATCTCCGACTGA